The Chloroherpetonaceae bacterium genome window below encodes:
- a CDS encoding DUF3293 domain-containing protein, whose amino-acid sequence MNPTKKELFDAVYRDTRYRVFHPKGSFDLEIDMFNEACKLVMEINQAKTAAFITSQNPHSIQHSPQENELVFQQFTKIISLNYHFFPASGIPNHTNWPEEKSLFILSIPFQEVLRIAIEYRQNAFLFVNTDFTPKLIWVEEFTR is encoded by the coding sequence ATGAATCCCACGAAAAAAGAACTGTTTGATGCGGTGTATCGTGATACACGGTACCGAGTTTTCCATCCGAAAGGATCATTTGATTTGGAAATCGATATGTTTAATGAAGCGTGCAAACTTGTTATGGAGATAAATCAAGCAAAAACCGCCGCGTTTATAACCTCTCAAAATCCTCATTCTATCCAACATTCGCCTCAAGAAAATGAGCTTGTGTTTCAACAATTCACAAAGATTATTTCACTGAATTATCACTTCTTTCCTGCTTCTGGAATTCCAAATCACACTAATTGGCCAGAGGAAAAAAGTCTCTTTATTCTTTCAATCCCTTTTCAGGAAGTTTTGAGAATAGCGATTGAATATCGACAAAACGCTTTTCTTTTTGTTAATACAGATTTTACCCCAAAACTCATTTGGGTTGAAGAATTCACGCGTTGA
- a CDS encoding sterol desaturase family protein: MIGLSPKTMTLPSTIYIMFVFGILSIDVMMYFLHRYYHHNQFLWRFHKLHHEESSMNLTSTFRFHWVEIVFSYGLRSLLFAVFPIPPATWLIYDLLSLTVILFHHANISLNPFVNKFLSVLIVTPPMHQVHHSRNHHESLHNFSSFLSFWDKIFGTYLKKDGDFSLGIEGESTQTNVVLFWISPFKR; this comes from the coding sequence ATGATAGGACTTTCTCCAAAAACGATGACGCTCCCTTCAACTATATACATCATGTTTGTTTTCGGAATACTTTCCATTGATGTAATGATGTATTTCCTTCACCGATATTATCATCACAATCAATTTTTGTGGCGATTTCATAAACTTCACCACGAGGAGTCGTCGATGAATTTGACCTCTACCTTTCGTTTCCATTGGGTTGAAATCGTTTTTTCCTACGGCTTGCGATCGCTCCTGTTTGCTGTATTCCCTATTCCTCCCGCCACTTGGTTGATTTATGATCTTCTCTCCCTAACAGTAATTTTATTTCATCATGCGAATATTTCTCTGAATCCATTTGTAAATAAGTTCTTATCCGTTTTGATTGTAACACCGCCAATGCACCAAGTTCATCATTCACGAAATCACCACGAAAGCCTTCATAACTTTTCAAGTTTCCTTTCATTTTGGGATAAAATTTTTGGTACTTACCTCAAAAAAGACGGAGATTTTTCTTTAGGTATCGAAGGGGAATCAACCCAAACGAATGTCGTTTTATTTTGGATTAGCCCATTTAAGCGATGA
- the dapB gene encoding 4-hydroxy-tetrahydrodipicolinate reductase, translated as MKISLVGKGKLNSVIEEMAIKEGHTIVGKYGSDTVLKPDLFSEADIIIEATHREAFLKNIDVLLTSKKPIVVGTTGWNNEEAKVRDRVLRNGSGMLIAANFSLGVNIFFRLVRQASRLLESFEHFDVSLSEVHHNSKVDYPSGTALKAAEEILAQMPRKKQIITDANLLEIGNPSQLLISSMRLGKVFGIHRFHADSEFDSIEISHQAKNRIGFAQGAIEVAKWMSREQGGKKGFYTIDDYIDDILNKKSRHDDLAEDASFRR; from the coding sequence ATGAAAATCTCACTTGTTGGTAAAGGAAAACTCAATTCTGTCATTGAGGAAATGGCAATTAAAGAAGGTCATACCATTGTTGGGAAATACGGCTCAGACACAGTGCTGAAACCTGATTTATTCTCCGAGGCTGATATCATTATCGAAGCCACTCACCGAGAAGCTTTTCTCAAAAATATTGACGTGCTTTTGACCAGCAAAAAACCAATTGTTGTAGGAACAACCGGTTGGAATAATGAAGAAGCTAAAGTTCGAGATAGAGTTTTAAGAAACGGCTCGGGTATGCTTATTGCCGCCAATTTTTCGTTGGGAGTCAATATTTTTTTTAGGTTGGTGCGTCAGGCTTCGCGGCTTTTAGAATCATTTGAGCATTTTGATGTTTCACTCTCTGAAGTACATCATAATTCAAAAGTTGATTATCCAAGCGGAACCGCATTAAAAGCGGCAGAAGAAATTCTTGCACAAATGCCGAGAAAGAAGCAAATTATTACAGATGCTAATTTGTTAGAAATAGGTAACCCGAGTCAATTGCTCATTTCTTCAATGAGGCTTGGAAAAGTTTTTGGCATTCATCGGTTTCACGCCGATTCAGAATTCGATTCAATTGAAATTTCTCATCAGGCTAAAAATCGAATTGGTTTTGCTCAAGGCGCAATTGAAGTAGCAAAATGGATGTCTCGCGAGCAAGGCGGAAAGAAAGGATTTTATACCATTGATGATTACATTGATGATATCTTAAATAAGAAATCACGACACGATGATTTAGCAGAAGACGCGTCTTTTCGAAGATAA
- a CDS encoding ribonuclease HII, translating to MVDTDFERHLWRTHDFVCGVDEAGRGPLAGPVVAAAVVFPKGFSPNGILKNVTDSKKLSISERASLEVAIKESAYGFSVKSVTHEVIDSINILNATFQAMNEAIASLSPLPSYLLIDGNRFSPALPLPFETVVKGDSRVYSIAAASILAKTARDRIMKEFDQLYPGYGFAHHYGYATSEHINAIRKLGRSQIHRKTFLLKALGEKG from the coding sequence ATTGTGGATACCGATTTCGAACGCCACTTATGGCGTACACATGACTTTGTTTGCGGCGTCGATGAAGCCGGAAGAGGGCCTTTGGCAGGTCCGGTTGTTGCAGCCGCTGTAGTATTTCCAAAAGGATTTTCTCCGAATGGAATTCTTAAGAATGTTACTGACTCAAAAAAACTTTCAATTAGTGAGCGGGCTTCGCTTGAGGTTGCGATAAAGGAATCGGCATACGGTTTTTCAGTAAAGTCGGTTACTCATGAAGTCATCGATTCAATCAATATTTTGAACGCAACATTTCAAGCAATGAATGAAGCTATCGCTTCACTTAGCCCGCTCCCAAGTTATTTGCTTATTGATGGGAATCGGTTTAGTCCTGCGCTTCCTCTTCCCTTTGAAACCGTTGTTAAGGGAGATTCACGAGTCTATTCGATTGCAGCAGCTTCAATTCTTGCCAAAACAGCGAGAGACCGAATCATGAAAGAATTCGATCAGTTATATCCGGGGTATGGATTTGCTCATCATTATGGTTACGCAACTTCTGAACATATCAATGCAATTCGTAAATTGGGTCGCTCACAAATTCACCGAAAAACATTTTTATTGAAGGCTTTAGGAGAAAAAGGATAA
- a CDS encoding transketolase — translation MQTLQELPFAKDYLVPKLNTNEDLQEMARQIRRDIIRMLVLSQSGHTGGSLGMADIFTALYFKILKHDREHFLSNPNQDFLFLSNGHISPVWYSTLARSGYFPISELASFRKINSRLQGHPATDTGLAGIRIASGSLGQGLSVAIGAALGFRLSGNENSVFCLMGDGECQEGQIWEAALSASHHKVDHLISIIDFNNQQIDGEVSKVMGIEPFHEKWLSFGWHVLGCDGNNIIDFLSTVDRAKKNRGSGKPTVILANTVMGKGVSFLEGTMPDGTNWHGKAPSKEQGDKALVELVETRFGDF, via the coding sequence ATGCAAACGCTTCAAGAACTGCCTTTCGCCAAAGACTATCTTGTTCCAAAACTAAATACGAATGAAGATCTTCAAGAAATGGCTCGTCAAATTCGCCGAGATATCATTCGTATGCTTGTGCTTTCACAGTCGGGTCATACAGGTGGCTCTTTAGGAATGGCGGATATTTTCACTGCTCTTTATTTCAAAATTCTTAAGCACGACCGCGAACACTTTTTATCCAATCCCAATCAAGATTTCCTTTTTCTTTCAAACGGACATATTTCTCCCGTATGGTATAGTACGCTTGCACGAAGCGGATATTTTCCAATTTCTGAACTTGCCTCTTTCAGAAAAATTAATTCTCGCCTGCAAGGGCACCCGGCAACAGATACAGGGCTTGCAGGTATAAGAATCGCTTCAGGCTCTCTTGGACAAGGGCTTTCAGTTGCGATCGGTGCAGCGCTTGGGTTTAGACTTAGCGGAAATGAAAACTCGGTGTTTTGTTTAATGGGCGATGGTGAGTGTCAAGAGGGGCAAATTTGGGAAGCAGCTCTTTCGGCATCGCATCACAAAGTTGATCATCTCATTTCCATCATTGATTTTAACAATCAACAAATCGATGGTGAAGTTTCTAAAGTGATGGGGATTGAACCCTTTCATGAAAAATGGTTGTCGTTTGGTTGGCATGTTTTAGGTTGCGACGGAAATAACATCATCGATTTTCTTTCGACCGTTGATAGAGCTAAAAAAAACAGAGGTTCAGGAAAGCCGACGGTTATCCTTGCAAATACCGTAATGGGGAAAGGAGTTTCATTTCTTGAAGGAACTATGCCCGATGGAACAAATTGGCACGGGAAAGCGCCTTCGAAAGAGCAGGGAGATAAAGCGTTGGTTGAACTCGTAGAAACTCGTTTCGGAGATTTTTAG
- a CDS encoding glycerol-3-phosphate acyltransferase — MSLSDQTLLILISYLIGSIPFAFILFKFSQGKDIRQFGTGNVGAMNTFEVSGSKGLGVLVGILDWLKGIAAVLVARNLFPAAYSESPAFINSVAALFVVVGHIFPLWLRFKGGRGLATAFGATVLFALSLPISWIIVWALAWGYSKNIHFCNISGTVGMLLIAPFFENVSMLYFIIFLSGFILLAHRDVYKIALRN; from the coding sequence ATGAGCCTTTCTGATCAAACCTTACTTATTTTGATTTCTTATTTGATTGGATCGATTCCATTTGCATTTATTCTTTTCAAGTTTAGTCAAGGAAAAGATATTCGGCAGTTCGGGACAGGAAATGTAGGAGCAATGAATACTTTTGAAGTATCCGGATCAAAAGGTTTAGGAGTTTTAGTTGGCATATTAGATTGGCTTAAAGGAATTGCTGCCGTTTTAGTTGCACGAAATTTATTTCCAGCAGCTTATTCCGAAAGTCCTGCCTTTATTAATTCCGTTGCAGCACTGTTTGTCGTTGTAGGTCACATTTTTCCTTTGTGGCTTCGCTTTAAGGGTGGAAGAGGTTTAGCAACCGCTTTTGGCGCAACGGTGCTTTTTGCGCTATCACTTCCGATATCGTGGATTATTGTTTGGGCTCTCGCTTGGGGTTATTCAAAAAACATTCACTTCTGTAACATTTCAGGCACGGTTGGGATGCTCCTCATTGCTCCTTTTTTTGAAAATGTGAGCATGCTTTATTTCATCATTTTTCTATCTGGGTTTATTTTACTCGCTCACCGCGATGTTTATAAAATCGCCCTTCGTAATTAA
- a CDS encoding aminopeptidase P family protein — MPAYTELLHPIQRDTPPAHFANERRIAIQNKLRNLNLDAFLITDIPIIRWLTGFTGSNASVILNANDLWLITDGRYTEQLKNELLLGFGFISSEGLAHELKVDSVTNGRLATIHSIGFQSDKLSVSEFEKLKAATPQLEWNAQIGFFDEWVAAKSTVERDFIKAAVSITDKVFEKLLSLITPQMTELDLAAEISYWNKKYGGEKDSFDPIVASGARSALPHARATKQRLLPNEMIVIDMGTVYQGYCSDQTRTIVLGKASQKAREAYQNVLEAHLLGIASLEPNKTGEEIDSIVRNYFSTKGLDKFFTHSLGHSIGIQVHENPILGRNRKMTLPLGATVTIEPGLYFSGEFGIRIEDIVEVTAFGGDPYPKAPKHLIEL, encoded by the coding sequence ATGCCTGCTTATACCGAGTTACTTCATCCAATTCAAAGGGATACGCCGCCTGCTCATTTTGCGAATGAACGACGAATTGCCATTCAAAATAAATTAAGGAATCTCAACCTTGACGCTTTCCTAATTACCGATATTCCAATTATTCGTTGGCTGACCGGATTTACCGGTTCAAATGCATCGGTAATTCTTAATGCAAATGACTTATGGCTTATTACGGATGGTCGATATACAGAGCAATTAAAAAATGAGTTGCTTCTAGGATTTGGATTTATTTCAAGTGAAGGACTCGCTCATGAATTAAAGGTTGATTCAGTCACCAACGGCAGGCTTGCAACAATTCATTCGATTGGTTTCCAGTCAGATAAACTTTCTGTTTCTGAATTTGAAAAGCTCAAGGCAGCAACCCCTCAATTGGAGTGGAATGCACAAATAGGGTTTTTTGATGAATGGGTTGCTGCGAAATCAACGGTTGAACGAGATTTTATTAAAGCCGCAGTTTCGATTACCGATAAAGTTTTTGAGAAATTACTTTCGTTGATTACCCCTCAAATGACAGAGCTTGATTTGGCGGCTGAAATTTCGTATTGGAATAAGAAATATGGTGGCGAAAAAGATTCCTTTGATCCTATTGTCGCCTCCGGTGCCCGAAGTGCTCTCCCTCACGCACGAGCAACCAAACAACGCTTGCTTCCTAACGAGATGATTGTGATTGATATGGGAACCGTTTATCAAGGCTATTGCTCCGATCAAACACGAACAATTGTCTTGGGAAAAGCAAGTCAAAAAGCGCGAGAAGCCTATCAGAATGTACTTGAAGCCCACTTGCTTGGCATTGCATCACTCGAACCAAATAAAACCGGTGAGGAAATAGATTCCATCGTTCGAAATTATTTCTCGACAAAAGGATTGGATAAATTTTTTACACATTCGTTGGGTCACAGTATTGGCATACAAGTTCACGAAAATCCAATTTTGGGAAGAAATCGAAAAATGACTTTACCGCTTGGTGCAACAGTAACAATAGAACCCGGCCTTTACTTTTCGGGCGAATTCGGCATTCGTATCGAAGACATAGTTGAAGTCACGGCTTTTGGAGGTGATCCCTATCCAAAGGCACCAAAACATTTAATTGAACTCTAA
- a CDS encoding HNH endonuclease — protein MINRLGQKVLVLNQSYEPMTICDVRKAIILIFAGKAELVASYPDEFIHTVSRKFPMPCVVRLVMFIAVPYKKIMLTRRNILRRDGNKCQYCGRVDLPLTIDHVVPKSQGGADTWENLITACTKCNNRKANRTPEQAGMHLFRRPVRPNHIMFMQRFIGNVSESWKPYLFMS, from the coding sequence ATGATTAACCGGCTTGGGCAAAAAGTACTCGTGCTCAATCAAAGCTATGAGCCTATGACGATTTGCGATGTTCGCAAAGCGATTATTCTCATTTTCGCCGGAAAAGCGGAACTTGTCGCTTCATATCCGGATGAATTTATTCATACCGTTTCAAGAAAATTTCCAATGCCTTGCGTCGTACGGCTCGTGATGTTTATCGCTGTTCCATACAAAAAAATTATGCTCACGCGTCGAAATATTTTACGCAGAGATGGCAATAAATGCCAGTATTGCGGGCGGGTTGACTTGCCCTTAACCATAGATCATGTGGTTCCTAAATCACAAGGAGGTGCTGATACTTGGGAAAATCTCATTACTGCCTGTACGAAATGCAACAACCGAAAGGCTAATCGTACGCCTGAACAAGCAGGGATGCATCTTTTTCGCCGTCCCGTTCGGCCCAATCATATTATGTTTATGCAGCGATTCATAGGCAATGTTTCCGAATCTTGGAAGCCTTATCTTTTCATGAGTTAA
- a CDS encoding homogentisate 1,2-dioxygenase, translating to MFYHKLGEIPHKRHVQFRKPDGSLYAEELMSTKGFSGVYTNAYRLAPPTNITDLGSTEVLKLDPWDEKRLRHHHLRMKSAKRGGDFFAARTPILFNSDIVISIALPENSMEYFYRNGSADEILFVHEGEGELDTLLGKLRYKQGDYLVIPRGVTYQFKFADVPHRFFIIESLAPVQTPKRYRNEFGQLLEHSPFCERDLRPPESLLAREEKGDFEIRVKKGLLYARFHYDRHPFDVVGWDGFYYPYAFSIYDFEPITGRIHQPPPVHQVFETSQMVVCNFVPRLFDYHPSAIPAPYNHSNIDSDEVLYYVDGNFMSRKGIDTASLTLHPGGIPHGPHPGTVEKSIGAKETKEYAVMVDTFRPLFLTKEAALFDDEQYVMSWKI from the coding sequence GTTTAGCGGTGTTTATACAAATGCCTATCGCTTGGCACCACCAACAAATATTACTGATCTCGGCTCAACAGAAGTTTTAAAACTTGACCCTTGGGACGAGAAGCGGCTTCGCCATCACCATTTAAGAATGAAATCCGCAAAGCGCGGTGGTGATTTTTTTGCCGCTCGAACACCGATTCTTTTTAATAGCGACATCGTTATCTCAATTGCTCTACCCGAAAATTCGATGGAATATTTTTATCGAAATGGAAGTGCCGATGAAATTCTTTTTGTTCATGAGGGTGAGGGTGAATTGGATACGCTCTTAGGTAAACTCCGTTATAAACAGGGCGACTATCTGGTTATTCCTCGCGGAGTAACCTATCAATTCAAGTTTGCCGATGTACCCCATCGGTTTTTTATTATTGAGTCGCTTGCTCCTGTTCAAACACCCAAACGCTACCGAAATGAGTTCGGGCAACTTTTGGAGCATAGCCCATTTTGCGAGCGCGATCTTCGCCCACCCGAATCTCTTCTTGCACGTGAAGAAAAAGGAGATTTTGAAATCCGAGTAAAAAAAGGTTTGCTTTACGCGCGATTTCATTACGACCGTCATCCATTTGATGTTGTTGGTTGGGATGGATTTTATTATCCCTATGCTTTTAGCATTTACGACTTTGAACCGATTACGGGAAGAATTCACCAGCCGCCTCCGGTTCATCAAGTTTTTGAAACTTCACAAATGGTGGTTTGTAATTTTGTTCCAAGGCTTTTCGATTACCATCCCTCTGCAATACCGGCGCCTTATAACCACAGTAATATTGATTCGGACGAAGTCCTATATTACGTGGATGGAAATTTTATGAGTAGAAAAGGTATCGATACTGCTTCTCTGACTTTGCATCCGGGCGGGATTCCGCACGGGCCGCATCCCGGCACGGTTGAAAAAAGTATTGGCGCAAAGGAAACCAAAGAATATGCAGTGATGGTTGATACATTTCGACCTCTCTTTCTGACGAAAGAAGCTGCTCTTTTCGACGATGAACAGTATGTAATGAGTTGGAAAATTTAA